The Episyrphus balteatus chromosome 3, idEpiBalt1.1, whole genome shotgun sequence genome segment TGAATGACCAATTCTGCTCTAtccaaaaaaggttttttttcatCATGTATTCACTCAAttagtaggtacataaaattgTTAGTATAGTTGGAGCTTATTGGCGTTAAATAGCTTAAggcattttttaagaaaatagagAGTGTGAAGTATTGAACAATATTGTGCTattctgcccataatctcgtaaaggccctaactacacttttcttacttctgagttaAAGAGCGAAACTCTAaatctaatatcgcaatttgcatatgtgcccttaattatgaaagtggactaagtcactcctaaaaatggcatcaaattaagcctaaaaattattgttatttaaggggtaaagtttatttgaaagcgaaattgcagtaaataaacttctttattgctcctctagtgatttcataaaagaaatataattaaatcgttataagaaaattattatgcaaGTTTTTCTTcatgacttagtccactttcataatcatgggcacatataaaaatgaaaaaaaaaatcaaaagtacattttgaattttctaacatatttgaagacctaggctaaaaaaagaaatgagaaTCAATTagagacaatgccctaactcctaatatgcaaaaaaatcaaaatcgaaaattttgtagttagggcctttacgagattatgggcagtattgtCCTTAAAACTTAGcggaaatatttttaatgaagttGTTATCTAAAAACACCGTCTATAgttacaacgaaattttttttctcaacataaaaaaggaaaagtatCAAATTTTAAGTGACTATTCATATGCATAATGTTTAAGGTGAAACACCTAACTGGTTATATtgcttaaattaattaaataggggaaaaaatgttccacatacgccacagtggccGTAGTTCAAATAATGAAAggtaatttagaaaaaatgctCCTGAAAACTAGGCGCTATTTCTTAATTCTTAagtgttgttattttgttttatgtttccTTTGCATTTAACATAAGAATTTTCGTTATTTCATTCAAACTGAAATTAAACCAGCTAACTTTCAAAATAACAATCACATAATCACAAAGTCggcttttcattaaaattcgaTGTACATAGTTGCTCTGTTAGTTAATATAGGTAATTATCATTTTAATATCTTtcgaaaagtaaatttttttcaaccaaaaaattgatttctcaaaaaaaaaattgaaattaaaaaaaaaatcaatcaaaaattttgtttgaaatcggTAAACTTGTCTTTTGCGAGAAAGAAAACTGGTTTATAAGCACGTTATAACTCTTTAATTTCATATTACTATtcttctttgtgtttttttttctcgataaAACCTGGAAGCCTTTTTGTAAATGAAttcaatgaagaaaaaaagcagcattttctaattttttttttgtaatcgaaCCAACTAACAGAACAGCTTCAattacaatataaaaatttaaattgaaacaaGTCATAGCTTTTCTCTGAAACATAAATTTGTTAACTGGtacttaaaaattgtttaaaattttttaaataagtccTAGCAAACATTGGTAAGACTTCAATAAGTGAGCTTATCTATAGAAGTATGTAAGATGATGGAGGTTCCTTCCTTATATACATATCTACTGCAGAatcatgaaatttaatttttatttgtcataagtgacattaaaatatttttagatttctaCTGTTGCTTATTATTAGCAACAGTATAATTTGTTCAGATACTACAGTGTCCACTGATAATGATAAACaaactagcaaaaaaaaaagtctgaagATTTGTCTGCATAAAGTAAAAAAGGAACCGAGTTGTCCTATGTTTGAATAAGTTTAGcaccaaattttaaaatttgatctcaaatttgttttgaaagttttcaaacaaaggtaattaaaaaaaattgtaaaggtGTTTATTAAGCTTAAGAATCACTGGTATCACTGATTCtcgaatattttcaaaacaactgTGAGTTAATTGATTAAAACCATTGGCATCTTCTTATGAAGCGCACTTCAAAACAAGGTCTTACCTTACattttcaacataaaaaatcaattcaaaaccAAAGTCTCTAAAAGTGTTTCAATTCTGAAGGTTGCTTGACTCGTTTCTTTTTAGTCCTTGGTTTATTAtaagaacatattttttttttaatattgaaatatttagtTTCAAGACTCAGTTTCCGAAGCAATAGGGTAGTTTTAAATACAACCAATCATTttctacataaatattttagaaTATTCCCATTACGGTTGATTCTCTATTGtgctttaagtttttcttttaaaattatgcAAGGTCTTAATAATTCTGTCATTCTATAGTAATTTATACACCGACTATATAGTATAGAACACACAGATACTTAGATACAATTTATACTATAGAGTTGATAGCTTTTTGCTTCCGTATTGAGTGGATAAATTGAGTTACCTTCTCTGTGCAAATAAATTGTCCTGTATTCAAATTACTTgtacctcaattttttttaaatcaaacaaataTATTATACATACAATGAATTGAAATACAATGAATCTTGATAGAAAACTACATATTGGCAACACTCtcaaattttcaatgaaaaaagtatatacaacaaatttttatcattgattAAATAGTCCACAACAATCGAACTGGTTTAATTGACAAAGACATTACGGTAAGGCCGCGCATCATAAAGATTTAATTACACTCAATTGAAAAGAGTTTAAAAGGGTCAGTGAAGCAACTACTGATAAAAGAACATTCTTATATAAAACAAGGttgcacaaaaaaatttacaatattcacgaaaatattcaaaaattttaaaaatcatgtcaGTAATACCTTGACCTAAGGCTTCAATCCTTATTTTGTTAAGTATTTATGTTGTATTCAACCGGTAATCACGCTAATTCTCCTATCCACTTGATTAATGCACTTTAACTGCACTCTAATTAATTACACTCGACCAAAACCGAGAAATTACCAATAACGTACTCAACCGAATGTTGCACGCGAACTTTTTGCAACTTGTTGTTCGTccaacaataaaattatatttcatgGATATGATGGTGACTGACTACTGACGAGCGATCCGATATCTGAGCAGCCTATTCCCTAACTGGAGCTATGGGAAATTGCTCCTTTATGAAGTGCGACCGTTTTGAATTGTTTTCGTGATTAAGTGACATATCGCAATTTTCAATATTGCCATACAAACGGTCTGTCTTCGAAACGATACGGTATAAGGAACacaaattcttaatgtgtaaaAGACTTGAAGAGATATAGAACATTTCTGAGGTACTAATTGTTTACACATTATATCAAACAATTGGATTAATTGAATTGAAACTTAGTTGTGTGTATATCAAATGATTAAAGATATATCAAacgacacacacacacacaaatacattATAACGTGGATTTGGGGATATTCGCAAATAGTTTTGTTATCTTTACTTTATGGATAGAAAGGGTGTTTCGAATTTATTCTTTGTGTATTCTAAATAAAGCTAACCTAATCAAGTCAATAATATTGACCACATTAATTTAGTCAATTAGGGTTTGTAGAATTTAGAACTCTAAATTTAACTATCCAGGGAGTGGTAAGTTTACTTTTTGTGAGAAAAAACTTTccgctttttatttatttaataaatatttaattatttaattaaatacaaaaaaaactgtgttgGGACAACAAATCCATATTTATACAATATGGAATGCAGGTGCGTTGTTTGAaagagaatacaaaaaattaaaataaaaaaacttcaacGAAAAAGATTATTGCTAAGCCAATTCAATGATGAAGATTCTGGCCTATTTACAAGAAACCATTCTACCCCATTTCACAAATTTATCTCGCTCTAACTTCTTTGTCAAGAAATTCAGTTTTtcagattttgttaaaaaaattcaaatgtaagttttaagacaaggtatatctttcaataaaaaaaaaatgttttgaaaattattattaacggtacctgccatagaaccgtttttttttcattaaataggATTTACTACGAAACTACTTAttctatttcaacgaaactttttgtaaaaaagtatttactatattattttaatataagccaaaaataaaaatttgaaaaaaataatttttggattaaaaattttttttttgaaaaatcaaattttcgagaacgggacattgaatttttttgaaaatttggtttaagatgttgatcagtgatttctacaaaatgacataccaattttattttaaaacttttttcccaaacatttttttataaaaaattagtttttttaaaaaacgagttaacaattttgaatttttttctaaaaatgcaccttaatatatcaaataaaactgcatacttgttttggatgccaatttgatttcagatactgttttattcttttaaaaatggtttttatggttttttttttgttttgtttcttgaaaaaaaaaacaccctttcactcaagataattttgtactttttatagattcttgaTTCtaataccaaccaaaactttttcaccaagttttaaaaattaattaaatttaagttagctgttatgatacctttctcacacacaacttaacctatcaaaaaaaaattaactttattttttcaaaaatgcacaAATGACAACAGACAACATTGTACTTgactaattttcaaattttctgaaaaaaaaagtattatccAAAGTGGTTACTCCTATTACCTCTTGAGTTATAATTTTGCCTGTTCGATGTCGATTATTTTCGGATGTGATAATTTAATGCTAtcgcaacaaaaaataataagttttctTCAACTGATAACTTGAACACTTAAGTTTTAtagttttatcaaaattaatttactattttttttttcgttacatTTTTTATCGTATTCTTGGTATTTCTTAAGTGTTTTTGGATAATAATTTCTACTTTAATTGTAATAAAGAAGCTTTTTCAGGCTGACGGTTAATAGCTACTCATCATAggtatgtacctacattatttatgtaggtactcacaaaaacttaaactttttaactGACTTTCAAAAAAGAGGAGGttatcaattcgtctgtattttttttttgttatgttcgTTATGTTTGTTGCCTCATAACTTTAGACTggatgaaccaatttttataataCTTTTTGTATTCGAAATCTGGTTCCTCCATTTGTGACAATAGAAtgaaaattgtgatttttttcgtTAGTTTAAAATCGTGCTTTGTTTGCCCAGGGTTAGCCCAACCTTTATGTTTGCTATTCTTAGTTTAgaaattatagaagcattattttgTAATCAcctcataaaacaaaacaaaaaatagtacgcatacaccacagtgacctgtttaatttatattttagaaaaagtaaattcaCTGGTGTGTGCATTGCGCctgaaaagttatttatttgactttgaattcttacttgattgaatgtagtccatattacattcctgttaagaaacttaagttgatttgttttatttcaccttaaaaaccacaaaatacaaatattttttcaagtgtaaaaataattgattttttttggtttcaaatatGAGCACCACCTAGAAAAGTTACATGCTTAGTAAAatctatccaaacatttttcataagtaacaacaaatatgaaatggtgtgtgtgaggtgatttcttttcagtacacgaatattattttttagaccTTTCTCAACTAACAATGGTATCTAGTTCCACCAaataacatcactttttttcgttagcccactcttagttaaaaaattatgcCAAAAAACGggcaatttttacactgaaaaaaaagtggaaaaaagaTTTTTCGTCATGATTTTCGAACAAATTGTGGGCTTACGATAAAATGTGATATCATATGTTGGAATTACAATGGTTAATTGAAAAAAAGCGTGAaatatacctacaatttttgcactgaaaaaaaaaattaattttgagttttaagaggttggtaatttgaaaaaaagtatttttttgtaaaaaaattatgttaattttcatttattttttatttttgaaatactttAAGGTaacgtattttttaatttaaaatttattcaccatcgaaaatatatttttcgttAAGTTAATAAACATACCTCACTTACTTGTCTCTAAAGCTCCCTTAAggtatgcaataaaaatttacaaGTCTGTCGTGTGATAAGGTTCTTGTCAAAGCTACTGCAATTAATTCATGTATTGGATAGGTTTGTGTatacaatattaattttttcatgtAGTAGTGGtacaaaatatacataaatgccCAAACATTCATCGCCATTTCCGTTTCTTGTTTGCCATtggatttttgtatttgaataagattttaaattcaaactattttcaaatcaattcaatttgactttatttaaaaaaaagtttctttattttatttcatttatattaTCATAATTGTGTAACTAAAATAACTcaacataatttttgtatacCTCAAACCGAATTCCTGACATATTTGCTTTTTTGCTGCTTTGATTCCATCCACAGATCCCTTATGCTTATACTTCGTGAAAATTCcaatttggaaattttgtttggcATCACTGGTTTACGTTTCATTCGAATAAATGCCAAGCTTTTTCTATAAACCGCTAATGATGGTACCCGAGCTGAACCCTGCTGTTCTTTACTCCAAAACTCAGTATTAAGATAACACATTAGAAGTCCATTTAAAACAGCTAATGAGGCAAACATTGTCAGTGGTGCCAAACTATGAATTAGACTCAATGCTGATGATAACGAtgaaaatataagccaaaatcGACTGTGAATTACAACTGAAGCCATTAGAGTTCGTCTGCAATTTCGTCTAACAAGTTCTCCAGAACAAGTTGTGAGAACTGACATTGATACTGCACTTGCACCTTTGATTCCCAAACACAGTATCATGCCAAGTCCGATTCGTTGAGTTTCACCaactgaaatttgaaaaatttcttatttgtttgcccaaaatatgaaacaaaaatgtatttttacgaTTTGAAGGTATTAACCAAATCAAATATGCCAATAATCCCGTACTAATCATAGATATTCCAGCCCAAAGCCAATGTCTTTTGGTGTATAgaattaaaaatagtccaagTATGACACCAACCATTTCTGCAAAACCTATGCCAAATGATTATAAGTATGATAGTCTTATACAtaaacttttttacaaaatgtacCCATAGTAACGGTATTAATATGAATATGATCGACTCCAAATTGTCGAATAGCCAGTATCATTGAGTTGTACAGAAAACTGGCCCAAACCCAAGCCCAATGCAAGGCTAATACATACTTCCAGTTAGTAGTTTCATCCCAAATGCATAAATAAGATAGAGATTTATCATGTTTTATAAACGATCCATACTCCCTGAGTTGTTCTTCAAGGTCTACTggaatgtttttattgttaattgtTGCTGATTCAAGAAGTTCTTGAAGTGCTTCATCGTATTTTCCATGTTTTGCCAGCCAACGAGGTGAGTCAGCAATCCATCTGGAAAAAGATCATgtcctttttcaaatttttttctttgctgcAGAAACTAGACTCACCTATTTAGAAGCAGCAAAAAAATAGTGAACGATGATATCACATAATATAATTGACTCCAATCATctacaaaaattgatattccCGGTAGTAAAATTAGGCCAATTGACCAAAATAGTTCAAAGAGGCATCTCACAATTACTTTAGCTTGTCCACCTGTTATGTCTGTAACTGTATACAAAATATTAGATTAGCGTTTAGAGTATTATTAAGTTGATATGAATAAAATTAGCACAGTAATAAATATAATGCAGCTCCAACAAATAatctataaataaatttttataatgcacTTGAGTATTCCTTGTGCAAAATGGCTCCATGAGAGAAACTCTATTTAAACTCTCGATTCTTTTTCTTACCCCAAACCTATGATGTTCCTTCTTCTTTAAAAGTTATATAGAGAAAGAACATTTCACAACTGACATTTTTAGAGCCAATGTTTAACAGAAAACCTAGATATTGGCACTCGCCAACATACACATACTGCGCACCATTGCGGTTTTCGTTGATGTATCAGCTTCTTCCAGGGCCCCATTTcaccaacttacaaatttgtaattacaagtaattttcacaatatttgtgaaaaaatcgattaattttgtttcaccagtttcttgtgatcacaaaattgtacttgtaatctacaattttaaatttgtgaaaaaatccattttctgtttCAAGTTTCGTATTTtacaagtaacaaatttgttagctttcaagtttcttgtgggtttctgtttcaccaaaaaaaaaaagttacaagattCTATTTATCTGTGAAGATTTTCTACAAGAGTCAAGACGTATGTCATTTTTGAtacaagtttgtaaaaaccgtatttagagtgttaaagttttaaaatggccttacgtcgaaggccattattattatttttagaaaagctacCTACGTTATAATTATTCAGTgttgtaaaaatgcatttgaaatttaaaaacaataatcattaattgcaagtaaaaaaatttcataatgaaaatatttattgcaactgaaaaatatttgcattacaaaaaaaatatttattgcaaatacaaacattttctttaaaaaatgttattgcaactgaaaaatatttgcattgaaaataatatttttattgcaaataaaaaatattttttgcattagaaaaaaattatattacaaataaaacattttctgcattaaaaaaatcaatgcaaaatgtgtgtattaaatatttttttttaatattcgtcgaatctTTTACATTTTGGCCCTTTGATAAGGTTATACAGTATAGGTAGATGAAATAACTTATGTTGGTATGGTCAGATACCcaaaattgttagaaattcgacaaatattaggaaaaaatatttaatgcacacactttattttttttctattgagaacattttttattttttatttttttatattttatttagtatattttaatttgcaataaaatttgtattttcaatgcaaatattcagttgcaattacatttttttcaatgaaaacaatttttttttgcaataaatatttttcaattgcaatatttttttttaaatgcaatttttttcagttgcaatcaatatttttttaatgcaatttttttttatttgtagtaaatatttttttttttttgaatttggaaTGGATaacaaatgctttaaaaattcaaatcaaatgaaaagatcacaaaatatctgtttaaaacatttttctgaTCGCTTTAACCTGCCTCTTAAGTATGTAAAATTCGTTCTCTTTTGAGGcttgtttttgtttgtcatatttgtagttcttcattccttaaattttttttattaattttactcactattttaccttttgttttacttctataaatccatggatatcattataaaataataaatataaaaataatccagCAATAGAAAAATCTTAATACATAcaatatatttacaattttgtttggtatctaaaaaattttcttatttgatcaaactactaagatatgacagtattagttatttgacaatttgccgtttaaaatagggttgccaaataagagctcaagttttaaaaatggcaatcctatttttttcatattaaatatcaacttagttttcatttgaaatcaattttaacCTCTGTCGTTATGAGTTAAGTAACTCAACGGTCAATGCTAAGACTACAACGAACTTTACAAGTTTGTGAGATAAACTTgttgtttacaagaaaaaaatatatttggtgaaacggtaattctacaaacttgtggtttttaaaagttagttgtaatttgtttttccataatcacaaatttgtgaattacttatttgtactttgtgaaacagaattccattgtacaaatttgtacttgtgatttacaagttacaaatttgtggttgtaacttgtagttggtgaaatagTGCCCAGCTCTAACTATTTCACGACTGTTATCCACTATGGCCTTCTCAGGTTTCCGACTCTTATGGCTTCTTGAGTGAACGGAAAGGGTTCAACGGGTTGATATCGAAACAACATTTATACATTCGATAGTATTTCGATGCTAGGACTTTTCACTTTACTTAAATCAATTTCCCAATAATCTTATAGAACTAATTTCGAATTCCTATATTCAGGTCTTCTTACGTCACAATTGGAAGCTTAAAATCAACAGCAAGGGCCATATAAACCGTGCTTGCAGTTTGCGAAACTCAAACCAACCTCttttagtccagtgcatttataatttgacccagcagtttgtaccacccccaaattttttttgctcattcgatagaacattggctgaatatcattaccctgatttttcgcactggcaaaattcacctttcggccgccatcttggattttagtttttgttgaatatctccatttctatttattctacataaaagttgtgcatacaagaaacgtaggcaattaaagttcgcgtcttttatgttaagaacactttttcgatattctgaatattaaaaatgttacaagccaacaaagtaaaaaaacagaaaaaagtgacaattttaaagttttgagcatttttatcaaaattatgaaaaaaccttccgaaataagattattcaccttaaaattctctacacttctgctatacaactttttttctagcgctataaatacaaaaattattaatacttttttttgttaaaaattctctttacttttttcttaattttttttttttaccaaatcccttattttaaaatgattagtgagtattttttacaagagaaaattcatgacctgcaatttttttatatttaagtctcttcatttcgtaaaaaaggggtatttattaacaaaaaagtattaataactttattaattatagcgatacaaaaaaaaaagttgtatagcagagttgtagagaattttaaggtgaataatcgttttttcataattttgataaaaagtgctcaaatcattaaaattgtcatttttgtcggttttttttattttttggcttgtaacttttttaatattcagaatatcgaaaaagtgtttttaacataaaagacgcgaaatttaattgcctacgtttcttgtatgaacaacttttatgtaggatgaATAGAAATGgggatattcaacaaaaactaaaatctaagatggcggccgaaaggtgagtttcgcgagtgcgaaaaatcagggtaatgatattcagccaatgctctatcgaatgagcaaacaaaatttgggggtggtacaaactgctatgtcgcccatatatgaacatcataaatgcactggactatttcTGAGAATCGGAAATCCTTCTGTTTGCCAATTATTCTCTGCTAGAAGTGTCGCAGTCACTTTACGATGCATGTCGGAGCTTTCTCTCTTTTCCACCTTTTGTCCATGttttccacccaaaattttcgttagttaacccttcaaaaatgttttagaataaaatctatttttgtatgggtgtttgcaaattaaaaatcgtataaaatgcccaaatttaagtttttttttgcgtaagaTTGTAACATACATAAAAGTAACGCATATACATCACAGTGACTTTCTTAGTTTCCTCTAATTTAATAGTGAAGTGAATAGTAAaaccatttgaatttttttgagcatttaaaaactcaaaattataCGGTGGGAGAGTCTAAATTTTGACTGTGGGGCTTACTTAGTTgaataacttgttttttttttttaatacgcaAAAAACCACCTTAAGTAATACAAATTAAAaccatatacaaaaattaaaaattggctTTGAGGATGTCGCACAGTGGGACGAATGTATGGAAAAATCGGCATTTCTAATGTCTTGTGTTTTAGTGACTGAAACTACGCAAAGTTGCATTAAGACGTCTATTTACACCTAAATCTATGAATTAAACATGAAAACCAGATAAATGGAAACGTTTTAGCcaggaaattcatttttatttaattaaaagagttgagcagcgaactttgttttttaggattttctttttattattattttaatttatgtaaaatagaaCTAATAATAGTATAGATAATAAAACActttaatttgaatattcaaaacaaataataaaataaaaaaataaagaaacaaaactttttattcattgtCGATTTCGGAGGTATAACTTAAGTCGTCCGGGTTAAATTCTAGGGGAAAACTAAtatctatataattttttgatgaatattggtatatatatcgatcataaTTTGATATATATAAACTTTTTGACCGCAGATTTGACAACTGCTAAGAATTTTTGCgtttttatagaatttgatcccatcatttttgattaaaatggtaaaatgttataaataatattggtttaaagagcatttttttgttttaaattgatgtTATCACTTACGCAACCATGTATATAGCTTTAGTGATATTCATATTAAAATTCAGGCATTATTCCTTAGCGCTCATGAACCGATTGAGTCTTTTAGAAGACTGCTCCATCTTCTACTTTACTTTGAGGTAATAAAATTTAGTTACTTCCTGTATTTGAGCTTTTACATCTCCTGTTGACTCCTCTAAGCCAGAAgaagttgttgaattttcaaacaGAACCCATCAAAACGTCTGTTTTCGCACTATCCAgacaagtttttaaattttggtcatTTTTGATATAGGGGGTCGAACCTAAAAAACGCGATTATAATTACTTGGGGCAAATTGgcgcaagatttttttcttgattccttTAGAGGACGCTTTCTTGAgtataaaaccataaaaacccCAGAGAGCCTTTTaggtgtaaaaaagaaaatcttactcaaagtcaaaaaattaaactagacAATGTTTAGCACTCTATAACTTTTGCACTAATTGGACAACgcaaataattttgatgcagttagaacCTAAATATATTTGGGATGACATACCAATCACTCAAAAGTACCGCaataatatttgattttttta includes the following:
- the LOC129915122 gene encoding solute carrier family 22 member 3 → MSPRQEDVIGQVNGDFGRWQLRTILLIFFLKIPSAWLMAAIIYTAPSPRKGEYYCKPPEALKENFTKNWIMVPHSVQEGTNTDREFDIDMCHLYENTIQNNFAATHSNYSNPFRKPKAQQKIIPCEHFQHNSKFESLVTQFDLVCSRQVLVSVSQTFHTIGTLVGGLITKSALNHISPRKLMLVGMVGQIICGNLTGMMPKFSLHVIFRLLTSAFCCFMYTTGQVILTDITGGQAKVIVRCLFELFWSIGLILLPGISIFVDDWSQLYYVISSFTIFLLLLNRWIADSPRWLAKHGKYDEALQELLESATINNKNIPVDLEEQLREYGSFIKHDKSLSYLCIWDETTNWKYVLALHWAWVWASFLYNSMILAIRQFGVDHIHINTVTMGFAEMVGVILGLFLILYTKRHWLWAGISMISTGLLAYLIWLIPSNLGETQRIGLGMILCLGIKGASAVSMSVLTTCSGELVRRNCRRTLMASVVIHSRFWLIFSSLSSALSLIHSLAPLTMFASLAVLNGLLMCYLNTEFWSKEQQGSARVPSLAVYRKSLAFIRMKRKPVMPNKISKLEFSRSISIRDLWMESKQQKSKYVRNSV